The following coding sequences are from one Bradysia coprophila strain Holo2 unplaced genomic scaffold, BU_Bcop_v1 contig_137, whole genome shotgun sequence window:
- the LOC119073087 gene encoding uncharacterized protein K02A2.6-like, which yields MVNFKQRFSSVFSSTLGKCTKTQVTLRLKPEAQPAFRPKRPVAYAAVPIVDAELDRLQEMDVLSPISYSEWAAPIVTTKKPNGSIRLCADFATGLNDALETYHYPLPTPDSIFATLNGGNQEKNGGKYYSKIDFADAYFQLVVDESSKKYITINTHRGLFQFNRLPFGVKVASAVFQQIIDAMIAGLDRTCGYQDDITVNGRTIEEHNRNLIALFERIKEWGFNIRHHKCKFMMTEIEFLGFIIDEHGRRPNTAKVQAIVDMPQPHDVTTVKSFLGMINYYSKFVKEMKDLRFPLDRLLCKDVKFEWTDECREAFNKAKEILLSDLLLAHYDPNVPIRVAADASIHGLGAVIFHRYDDGSEKAIEHASRSLSPAEKNYGQIEKEALSLVFAVQKFHKMIWGRKFVLETDHKPLLAVFGAKKGIPVHSSSRLQRWAISLMSYDFVVEHKNTENFGHADALSRLIANHQSPLEPIIISSIRILEDSINRILVDAIRVLPVTAEMIAHATKNDELLASVSTYLKSTWPSHIDNDVLKIFYNRRESLCELDDCLLFNDRVVIPLSLQNEILQQLHVAHPGIVRMKALARSYVYWPNIDKDITEYVQRCSRCASTAKTPVKATLSLWPKSSHVWSRVHIEFAGEFQGHYYFVIVDSYSKWPEIFIMNSITSAAAISKLQELNARFGNMSILVSDNGPAFISVEFDEFCKANGIYHITTPVYHPQSNGQAERFVDTFKRALKKAKGEECVPDVLQTFLQRYRMTPNAQLPNNCSPAEVMFGRKMNSVLDLVKPRLKFDVIRDVKMEDQFNTKHGAKHRIFYPNQKIYVRDFRERKIVWSPAVIIERVGNVVYNVECDGIIWRRHANQIRVRYEYEDEQSDPVLSLLYDVFETTPLPVIIQQPEVSQSTPQPNETFSTIPTIPARPQRDRRQVVRTDFSRCVKGRYLDL from the exons ATGGTGAACTTCAAGCAAAGATTTTCATCAGTGTTCAGTTCGACTCTGGGCAAATGCACTAAAACCCAAGTCACATTACGTCTCAAACCTGAGGCACAACCAGCTTTCCGTCCGAAACGTCCAGTTGCATATGCTGCTGTTCCAATAGTTGACGCCGAACTGGATCGTTTGCAAGAAATGGATGTTCTTAGTCCCATTTCGTATTCCGAATGGGCTGCTCCAATTGTTACAACCAAGAAACCTAATGGATCCATACGTTTATGCGCCGATTTTGCTACTGGTCTGAACGATGCATTGGAAACATACCATTATCCGTTACCAACGCCGGATTCGATTTTTGCTACATTGAATGGCggaaaccagg agaagaatGGCGGAAAGTATTactcaaaaattgattttgctgATGCTTACTTCCAGTTAGTGGTGGACGAGTCATCCAAGAAATATATCACCATAAATACGCATCGTggtctatttcaattcaatcGTTTACCGTTTGGAGTTAAAGTCGCTTCTGCGGTTTTTCAACAAATCATTGACGCGATGATTGCGGGTTTGGACCGAACTTGTGGATATCAGGACGATATCACCGTAAATGGACGTACGATCGAGGAACACAACCGAAATTTGATTGCATTGTTCGAACGAATCAAAGAGTGGGGTTTCAACATACGCCATCACAAGTGTAAGTTCATGATgacagaaattgaatttcttggTTTCATTATAGATGAACACGGTCGTCGACCGAATACAGCCAAAGTTCAAGCCATTGTTGATATGCCTCAGCCACATGATGTTACAACAGTCAAATCGTTCTTGGGCATGATAAATTATTACTCCAAGTTCGTCAAAGAGATGAAAGATCTACGTTTTCCATTGGATCGTTTGCTATGCAAGGACGTAAAATTTGAATGGACTGACGAGTGTCGCGAAGCTTTCAATAAAGCGaaggaaattttattatcCGATTTGCTGTTGGCTCATTATGATCCCAATGTGCCGATTAGAGTTGCAGCTGATGCATCGATTCATGGGCTTGGTGCTGTTATTTTTCATCGATATGACGACGGTTCAGAGAAAGCTATCGAACATGCATCACGAAGTCTTTCTCCTGCTGAGAAAAACTACGGTCAAATCGAAAAGGAAGCGTTGTCATTGGTATTCGCTGTTCAGAAATTCCACAAAATGATTTGGGGACGAAAATTTGTCTTGGAAACCGACCACAAACCATTGCTCGCTGTATTTGGTGCAAAGAAGGGCATTCCGGTCCATTCATCGAGCCGTCTACAGCGATGGGCGATTTCATTGATGTCATACGATTTCGTTGTTGAACATAAGaacaccgaaaatttcggacatGCAGATGCACTGTCTCGACTTATTGCTAATCATCAATCGCCATTGGAACCGATCATCATTTCATCCATTCGCATTCTGGAGGATTCAATCAATCGAATTTTGGTCGATGCAATCCGTGTGCTACCTGTCACTGCTGAAATGATTGCACACGCAACGAAAAATGACGAGTTACTTGCATCCGTGAGTACATATTTGAAGTCGACTTGGCCTTCACATATTGACAATGACGTACTGAAGATATTTTACAATCGACGTGAATCGTTATGCGAATTGGACGATTGTTTGTTATTCAATGATCGGGTTGTAATTCCGTTATCGTTacagaatgaaattttacaacaacTTCACGTTGCTCATCCTGGCATTGTTCGAATGAAAGCTTTAGCTCGCAGTTACGTATACTGGCCAAACATTGACAAAGACATCACCGAATATGTGCAACGTTGTTCACGTTGTGCAAGTACAGCAAAAACACCGGTTAAGGCAACGTTATCGTTATGGCCCAAGTCATCGCATGTCTGGTCTCGTGTGCATATTGAGTTTGCTGGAGAGTTTCAAGGACACTACTATTTTGTCATCGTAGATTCCTATTCCAAGTGGccagaaattttcattatgaACAGCATTACATCTGCTGCAGCGATTTCTAAATTACAAGAACTTAACGCACGTTTTGGCAATATGTCGATTCTTGTTTCCGATAATGGTCCTGCGTTCATCTCTGTTGAATTCGACGAATTTTGTAAGGCAAACGGAATATATCACATAACGACACCCGTGTACCACCCACAGTCAAATGGTCAGGCCGAACGATTTGTCGATACATTCAAGCGGGCACTCAAAAAAGCAAAAGGGGAGGAATGTGTACCTGACGTTCTACAGACATTTCTTCAGCGTTATCGGATGACGCCAAACGCTCAATTACCGAACAATTGCAGTCCAGCCGAAGTTATGTTTGgacgaaaaatgaattcagtTCTAGATTTGGTGAAACCGAGATTGAAATTTGATGTTATTCGTGATGTCAAAATGGAAGACCAATTCAACACTAAACATGGAGCAAAGCATCGAATTTTCTATCCgaatcagaaaatttatgtACGAGATTTCCGTGAGAGGAAAATTGTATGGTCACCAGCCGTGATCATCGAACGAGTCGGCAATGTGGTATACAACGTTGAATGCGATGGAATCATATGGCGTCGTCATGCAAATCAAATTCGTGTCCGATACGAATATGAGGATGAGCAGTCTGATCCAGTGTTAAGTTTGTTGTACGATGTATTTGAAACGACACCATTACCAGTCATCATTCAGCAACCTGAAGTATCACAAAGTACACCACAGCcgaacgaaacattttcaaccattCCAACAATTCCAGCCCGACCACAACGTGACCGCCGTCAAGTTGTTCGTACCGATTTTTCACGTTGCGTCAAGGGGAGATATTTGGATCTTTAA